In a single window of the Bacteroidota bacterium genome:
- a CDS encoding bifunctional response regulator/alkaline phosphatase family protein, translating to MENKINILWADDEIDLLKPHVLFLTDKGYNVQTANSGDTALELVKKNNYDIVFLDENMPGLSGLETLTKIKNSKPELPVVMITKSEEEHIMEDAIGSKISDYLIKPVNPKQILLSLKKTLDNKRLISEKTTSGYQQDFRNIGMSLSDRLNFNEWCEVYKKLVFWELELDKSKDPSMAEILAMQKTEANKLFGKFIENNYINWLNGKDKNPPLLSHTILKNRLAPLLEKEGPVFVMLIDNLRYDQWKMIQPIVNEYYRVENEEIFSSILPSATQYARNALFAGLMPSEIEKMFPDLWLNDEEEGGKNLHEEELMAAQLKRWGKDIKFSYNKITNLAAGKKLAENISNLLQNKLNIIVYNFVDMMSHARTEMEVIRELANDESAYRSITVSWFEHSPLHHIMKQLAEKKIRLVITTDHGTIKVTEASKLVGDRNVNTNLRYKTGKSMDYVKKDVFEVRNPADAYLPKQHVSSVFVFAKEDMFFAYPNNYNHYVSYYRNTFQHGGVSMEEMLIPYITLEAK from the coding sequence ATGGAAAACAAAATAAATATACTCTGGGCCGATGATGAGATCGACTTATTAAAACCGCATGTTTTATTTTTAACTGACAAAGGTTATAATGTTCAAACAGCCAACAGCGGTGATACTGCGCTTGAATTAGTTAAAAAGAACAATTACGATATAGTATTTTTAGACGAGAATATGCCCGGCTTAAGCGGGCTGGAAACACTTACAAAAATAAAAAACAGCAAGCCCGAACTTCCTGTTGTGATGATCACCAAAAGTGAGGAAGAACACATAATGGAAGACGCTATCGGCTCGAAAATATCAGATTACCTTATAAAACCCGTCAATCCCAAGCAGATACTGCTTTCTCTCAAAAAAACGCTCGACAACAAACGACTCATAAGTGAAAAAACAACTTCGGGTTACCAGCAGGATTTTCGCAACATTGGCATGAGCCTGAGTGACAGGCTTAATTTTAATGAATGGTGCGAAGTATATAAGAAGCTTGTATTCTGGGAACTTGAATTAGACAAAAGCAAAGATCCCAGCATGGCTGAAATACTGGCTATGCAGAAAACCGAAGCCAATAAGCTATTCGGCAAGTTCATTGAGAATAACTATATAAACTGGCTGAACGGAAAAGACAAAAACCCTCCCCTGCTTTCGCATACCATTTTAAAAAACCGTTTGGCTCCGCTGCTTGAAAAGGAAGGCCCTGTATTTGTAATGCTCATCGACAACCTGCGTTACGACCAGTGGAAAATGATACAACCTATTGTGAATGAATATTACCGGGTTGAAAACGAAGAGATCTTTTCAAGTATTTTGCCCAGCGCTACACAATATGCACGCAATGCCTTGTTCGCGGGTTTAATGCCATCTGAAATTGAAAAAATGTTTCCGGATTTATGGCTGAATGACGAAGAAGAAGGTGGAAAAAATCTGCACGAAGAAGAACTGATGGCGGCCCAGCTAAAACGCTGGGGCAAAGACATAAAATTTTCATACAACAAAATAACCAACCTTGCCGCTGGTAAAAAACTGGCAGAAAACATTTCAAATTTATTGCAAAACAAACTGAATATAATTGTATACAACTTTGTGGACATGATGTCACATGCCCGCACCGAAATGGAAGTGATACGGGAACTTGCAAATGACGAAAGCGCATATCGTTCTATTACCGTTTCCTGGTTTGAACACTCGCCGCTTCACCATATCATGAAACAACTCGCCGAAAAGAAAATCCGTTTAGTGATCACCACCGATCATGGAACCATTAAGGTGACTGAGGCCTCCAAACTTGTTGGCGACCGGAATGTAAATACCAACCTGCGTTACAAAACAGGTAAAAGCATGGATTATGTTAAAAAAGATGTGTTTGAAGTCCGCAACCCTGCTGATGCCTACCTTCCTAAACAACATGTAAGCAGCGTATTTGTATTCGCAAAAGAAGATATGTTCTTTGCATACCCCAATAATTACAATCACTATGTGAGTTACTACCGCAATACTTTCCAGCATGGCGGTGTTTCAATGGAGGAAATGCTTATCCCCTATATTACGCTTGAAGCAAAGTAA
- a CDS encoding HD domain-containing protein — protein MNEKLNKRKIINDPIYGFITIPGEIIFDLIEHRYFQRLRRIKQLGLTNLVYPGALHTRFHHAIGAMHLMGEAIEVLRFKGVEITGEEEQAATIAILLHDIGHGPFSHALENSIVHGVDHEDISELFMDRLNEEFSGKLSLAISIFRNKYKKKFLHQLVSSQLDVDRLDYLKRDSFYTGVSEGVVSSDRIITMMTVVNNQLVIEAKGIYSIEKFIVARRLMYWQVYLHKTVISAENILVNILKRAKELAERKVELFCTPALHEFLYNKYTKSDFVSNSNLLNIFAELDDNDVMASIKVWTKHSDPVLARMCESLINRHLFHVELQNLSFTDASIKDLRAKTMKKYKITEKDCNYFIFSGIVVNDAYRTDKIRINILFKDGSVVDIAEASDQLNINVLSKTVKKHYLCYPKDLAQ, from the coding sequence ATGAACGAAAAGTTGAACAAGCGAAAGATTATTAACGATCCGATCTATGGTTTTATTACAATACCGGGCGAAATAATTTTCGACCTGATCGAGCACAGGTACTTTCAGCGTTTGCGGAGGATAAAGCAGCTTGGATTGACCAATTTGGTTTACCCGGGTGCTTTGCACACCCGTTTTCATCATGCTATTGGGGCCATGCACCTGATGGGTGAAGCGATAGAGGTATTGCGGTTTAAAGGGGTTGAAATAACAGGAGAAGAGGAGCAGGCGGCCACAATCGCTATTTTACTGCATGATATAGGTCACGGACCCTTTTCCCACGCGCTTGAGAATAGTATAGTGCATGGAGTTGATCATGAGGATATTTCTGAGCTTTTTATGGATAGGCTGAACGAGGAGTTTAGCGGGAAGTTATCGCTGGCTATCTCTATTTTCAGGAATAAATACAAAAAGAAATTTTTACATCAATTGGTATCCAGCCAGTTGGATGTGGATCGACTTGATTACCTGAAGCGTGATAGTTTTTATACGGGTGTTTCAGAAGGGGTAGTGAGCAGCGACCGTATTATTACCATGATGACTGTAGTTAACAATCAGCTTGTTATCGAAGCAAAAGGGATATATTCCATTGAAAAATTTATTGTGGCCCGAAGGCTCATGTACTGGCAGGTGTATTTGCATAAAACGGTGATAAGTGCTGAAAATATTCTGGTGAATATTTTAAAACGTGCGAAAGAACTGGCTGAAAGGAAGGTGGAATTATTCTGTACCCCCGCGCTTCATGAGTTCTTATACAATAAATACACTAAGAGTGATTTTGTAAGCAACAGCAACTTGCTGAATATTTTTGCTGAACTTGACGATAATGATGTAATGGCATCGATTAAAGTGTGGACAAAACATAGTGATCCTGTGCTCGCCCGTATGTGCGAAAGTTTAATTAACCGCCATTTGTTTCATGTTGAGCTGCAAAATCTGTCGTTTACAGATGCAAGCATAAAAGACTTACGTGCAAAAACAATGAAGAAATATAAGATTACGGAAAAGGACTGTAATTATTTTATTTTTTCAGGTATAGTCGTTAATGATGCTTACCGAACCGATAAAATACGGATCAATATTCTGTTTAAAGACGGTTCTGTGGTTGATATTGCAGAAGCTTCAGATCAATTGAATATTAATGTTTTGTCTAAGACAGTGAAGAAGCATTATTTGTGCTATCCAAAAGATTTGGCACAATAG
- a CDS encoding DUF1456 family protein produces MPLTNNDILKKLRVALQLRDTDIVEILKLVDFKVTTTELGAFFRKEDHPNYKECGDQILRNFLNGLVIYKRGKKEDTPKSQG; encoded by the coding sequence ATGCCATTAACCAATAATGATATCCTTAAAAAATTGCGTGTTGCCTTACAATTAAGGGATACAGACATAGTAGAGATTTTAAAACTTGTCGATTTTAAAGTCACCACTACTGAACTTGGCGCTTTTTTTCGCAAAGAAGATCACCCAAATTACAAAGAATGCGGCGATCAGATACTCCGAAATTTTTTAAATGGGCTGGTAATTTATAAGAGAGGAAAAAAGGAAGATACGCCTAAGTCTCAGGGATAA
- a CDS encoding YebC/PmpR family DNA-binding transcriptional regulator, which translates to MGRVFEKRKHKMFARFAKMAKTFTRIGKEIAMAAKQGGGDPDTNSRLRLVIQNAKAVNMPKVNIDAAIKRATNKDMKDYEEMIYEGYGPHGVAIVIETATDNPTRTVANVRHCFSKGEGTLGKTGSLDFMFDRKGVFEIELGNRNLEELEFELIDHGLEEIDRDENKVIITVPFTEFGNMQKALEEKKITVISSDKERVPNTFKEVTSEQEAEVQKLIDLLEDDDDVQNVFHNMK; encoded by the coding sequence ATGGGACGTGTATTTGAAAAACGCAAGCACAAGATGTTTGCACGTTTTGCCAAAATGGCTAAAACCTTTACCCGCATAGGTAAAGAAATCGCAATGGCTGCCAAACAGGGCGGCGGCGATCCCGATACCAATTCGCGTTTGCGTTTGGTCATCCAAAATGCCAAAGCTGTGAATATGCCGAAGGTCAATATTGATGCCGCTATAAAACGGGCCACCAATAAGGATATGAAGGATTACGAAGAAATGATCTATGAGGGATATGGACCGCACGGTGTAGCAATAGTGATCGAAACAGCAACTGATAACCCCACACGCACAGTGGCGAATGTACGCCATTGCTTCAGTAAAGGCGAAGGTACATTGGGCAAAACAGGTTCGCTCGACTTTATGTTTGATCGCAAAGGTGTATTTGAAATAGAATTGGGCAACCGTAATTTAGAAGAACTTGAATTTGAACTTATCGATCATGGACTTGAAGAAATTGACCGGGATGAGAATAAAGTGATCATAACTGTCCCCTTCACCGAATTTGGCAATATGCAAAAGGCTCTGGAAGAAAAAAAAATAACGGTAATATCATCCGACAAAGAACGCGTACCCAATACGTTTAAGGAAGTTACATCTGAACAGGAAGCTGAAGTACAAAAGCTGATCGACCTGCTGGAAGATGATGATGATGTGCAGAATGTGTTTCATAATATGAAGTAA